A genomic segment from Brienomyrus brachyistius isolate T26 chromosome 9, BBRACH_0.4, whole genome shotgun sequence encodes:
- the LOC125748444 gene encoding collagen alpha-1(I) chain-like isoform X1, whose product MLNLITRHFFRARRVDNSQNLLTKTVMENDTVRDDQRYEDTMVTHSMSPGENTKPQDQPWRPKNREESTEHQDQPGRARSPKNSRGEHAVLGALGRARSPRTSCGKHGAPGPAGESTEPRGEHGAPGPAGESAEPRGEHGAPGPAGESAEPRGEHGAPGPAGESAEPRGEHGAPGPAGESAEPQGEHGAPGPAGESAEPRGEHGAPGPAGESAEPRGEHGAPGPAGESAEPRGEHGAPGPAGESTEPRGEHGAPGLAGENPEPQDQPERAHSPRISHRKHGAPGPAGESMSLRTNQGASSDPCSLRWQAFTP is encoded by the exons ATGTTGAACCTAATAACGAGACATTTCTTTAGGGCCAGAAGGGTGGATAACAGCCAAAACCTTCTGACAAAG acagTGATGGAGAACGACACAGTGAGAGATGATCAAAGGTATGAGGACACCATGGTCACTCACTCCATGAGCCCTGGGGAGAATACGAAGCCCCAAGACCAGCCATGGAGACCAAAGAACCGCGAGGAGAGCACTGAGCATCAGGACCAGCCAGGGAGAGCCCGGAGCCCCAAGAACAgccggggagagcatgcagtcCTAGGAGCCCTGGGGAGGGCAAGGAGCCCCAGGACCAGCTGCGGAAAGCATGGAGCCCCAGGACCAGCCGGGGAGAGCACGGAGCCCCGAGGAGAACATGGAGCCCCAGGACCAGCTGGGGAGAGCGCGGAGCCCCGAGGAGAACATGGAGCCCCAGGACCAGCTGGGGAGAGCGCGGAGCCCCGAGGAGAACATGGAGCCCCAGGACCAGCTGGGGAGAGCGCGGAGCCCCGAGGAGAACATGGAGCCCCAGGACCAGCTGGGGAGAGCGCGGAGCCCCAAGGAGAACATGGAGCCCCAGGACCAGCTGGGGAGAGCGCGGAGCCCCGAGGAGAACATGGAGCCCCAGGACCAGCTGGGGAGAGTGCGGAGCCCCGAGGAGAACATGGAGCCCCAGGACCAGCTGGGGAGAGCGCGGAGCCCCGAGGAGAACATGGAGCCCCAGGACCAGCTGGGGAGAGCACGGAGCCCCGAGGAGAACATGGAGCCCCAGGATTAGCTGGGGAGAACCCAGAGCCCCAGGACCAGCCAGAAAGAGCACATAGCCCCAGGATCAGCCACAGAAAGCATGGAGCCCCAGGACCAGCTGGGGAGAGCATGAGCCTGAGGACCAACCAGGGTGCGAGCAGTGACCCTTGTTCATTACGTTGGCAGGCGTTCACTCCGTGA
- the LOC125748444 gene encoding neurofilament heavy polypeptide-like isoform X4: MEPQDQPGRARSPEENMEPQDQLGRARSPEENMEPQDQLGRARSPEENMEPQDQLGRARSPEENMEPQDQLGRARSPKENMEPQDQLGRARSPEENMEPQDQLGRVRSPEENMEPQDQLGRARSPEENMEPQDQLGRARSPEENMEPQD; this comes from the coding sequence ATGGAGCCCCAGGACCAGCCGGGGAGAGCACGGAGCCCCGAGGAGAACATGGAGCCCCAGGACCAGCTGGGGAGAGCGCGGAGCCCCGAGGAGAACATGGAGCCCCAGGACCAGCTGGGGAGAGCGCGGAGCCCCGAGGAGAACATGGAGCCCCAGGACCAGCTGGGGAGAGCGCGGAGCCCCGAGGAGAACATGGAGCCCCAGGACCAGCTGGGGAGAGCGCGGAGCCCCAAGGAGAACATGGAGCCCCAGGACCAGCTGGGGAGAGCGCGGAGCCCCGAGGAGAACATGGAGCCCCAGGACCAGCTGGGGAGAGTGCGGAGCCCCGAGGAGAACATGGAGCCCCAGGACCAGCTGGGGAGAGCGCGGAGCCCCGAGGAGAACATGGAGCCCCAGGACCAGCTGGGGAGAGCACGGAGCCCCGAGGAGAACATGGAGCCCCAGGATTAG
- the LOC125748444 gene encoding collagen alpha-1(I) chain-like isoform X2, translating into MQSDLNTSHTVMENDTVRDDQRYEDTMVTHSMSPGENTKPQDQPWRPKNREESTEHQDQPGRARSPKNSRGEHAVLGALGRARSPRTSCGKHGAPGPAGESTEPRGEHGAPGPAGESAEPRGEHGAPGPAGESAEPRGEHGAPGPAGESAEPRGEHGAPGPAGESAEPQGEHGAPGPAGESAEPRGEHGAPGPAGESAEPRGEHGAPGPAGESAEPRGEHGAPGPAGESTEPRGEHGAPGLAGENPEPQDQPERAHSPRISHRKHGAPGPAGESMSLRTNQGASSDPCSLRWQAFTP; encoded by the exons ATGCAATCGGATTTAAATACGTCACAC acagTGATGGAGAACGACACAGTGAGAGATGATCAAAGGTATGAGGACACCATGGTCACTCACTCCATGAGCCCTGGGGAGAATACGAAGCCCCAAGACCAGCCATGGAGACCAAAGAACCGCGAGGAGAGCACTGAGCATCAGGACCAGCCAGGGAGAGCCCGGAGCCCCAAGAACAgccggggagagcatgcagtcCTAGGAGCCCTGGGGAGGGCAAGGAGCCCCAGGACCAGCTGCGGAAAGCATGGAGCCCCAGGACCAGCCGGGGAGAGCACGGAGCCCCGAGGAGAACATGGAGCCCCAGGACCAGCTGGGGAGAGCGCGGAGCCCCGAGGAGAACATGGAGCCCCAGGACCAGCTGGGGAGAGCGCGGAGCCCCGAGGAGAACATGGAGCCCCAGGACCAGCTGGGGAGAGCGCGGAGCCCCGAGGAGAACATGGAGCCCCAGGACCAGCTGGGGAGAGCGCGGAGCCCCAAGGAGAACATGGAGCCCCAGGACCAGCTGGGGAGAGCGCGGAGCCCCGAGGAGAACATGGAGCCCCAGGACCAGCTGGGGAGAGTGCGGAGCCCCGAGGAGAACATGGAGCCCCAGGACCAGCTGGGGAGAGCGCGGAGCCCCGAGGAGAACATGGAGCCCCAGGACCAGCTGGGGAGAGCACGGAGCCCCGAGGAGAACATGGAGCCCCAGGATTAGCTGGGGAGAACCCAGAGCCCCAGGACCAGCCAGAAAGAGCACATAGCCCCAGGATCAGCCACAGAAAGCATGGAGCCCCAGGACCAGCTGGGGAGAGCATGAGCCTGAGGACCAACCAGGGTGCGAGCAGTGACCCTTGTTCATTACGTTGGCAGGCGTTCACTCCGTGA
- the LOC125748444 gene encoding collagen alpha-1(I) chain-like isoform X3: MENDTVRDDQRYEDTMVTHSMSPGENTKPQDQPWRPKNREESTEHQDQPGRARSPKNSRGEHAVLGALGRARSPRTSCGKHGAPGPAGESTEPRGEHGAPGPAGESAEPRGEHGAPGPAGESAEPRGEHGAPGPAGESAEPRGEHGAPGPAGESAEPQGEHGAPGPAGESAEPRGEHGAPGPAGESAEPRGEHGAPGPAGESAEPRGEHGAPGPAGESTEPRGEHGAPGLAGENPEPQDQPERAHSPRISHRKHGAPGPAGESMSLRTNQGASSDPCSLRWQAFTP, from the coding sequence ATGGAGAACGACACAGTGAGAGATGATCAAAGGTATGAGGACACCATGGTCACTCACTCCATGAGCCCTGGGGAGAATACGAAGCCCCAAGACCAGCCATGGAGACCAAAGAACCGCGAGGAGAGCACTGAGCATCAGGACCAGCCAGGGAGAGCCCGGAGCCCCAAGAACAgccggggagagcatgcagtcCTAGGAGCCCTGGGGAGGGCAAGGAGCCCCAGGACCAGCTGCGGAAAGCATGGAGCCCCAGGACCAGCCGGGGAGAGCACGGAGCCCCGAGGAGAACATGGAGCCCCAGGACCAGCTGGGGAGAGCGCGGAGCCCCGAGGAGAACATGGAGCCCCAGGACCAGCTGGGGAGAGCGCGGAGCCCCGAGGAGAACATGGAGCCCCAGGACCAGCTGGGGAGAGCGCGGAGCCCCGAGGAGAACATGGAGCCCCAGGACCAGCTGGGGAGAGCGCGGAGCCCCAAGGAGAACATGGAGCCCCAGGACCAGCTGGGGAGAGCGCGGAGCCCCGAGGAGAACATGGAGCCCCAGGACCAGCTGGGGAGAGTGCGGAGCCCCGAGGAGAACATGGAGCCCCAGGACCAGCTGGGGAGAGCGCGGAGCCCCGAGGAGAACATGGAGCCCCAGGACCAGCTGGGGAGAGCACGGAGCCCCGAGGAGAACATGGAGCCCCAGGATTAGCTGGGGAGAACCCAGAGCCCCAGGACCAGCCAGAAAGAGCACATAGCCCCAGGATCAGCCACAGAAAGCATGGAGCCCCAGGACCAGCTGGGGAGAGCATGAGCCTGAGGACCAACCAGGGTGCGAGCAGTGACCCTTGTTCATTACGTTGGCAGGCGTTCACTCCGTGA
- the aqp10a gene encoding aquaporin-10a has translation MEPCGSLEIHNKGKMYKVKRALVVRNTLVRECLGEILGTFVLMLFGCAAAAQVKTSRETKGQYLSANMGFSVGVMSAMYLCRGVSGAHLNPAVSFSFCFLGRLTWRKLLPFSLSQVLGAYLASAVVFIVYYDAIMVYSGGVLTVTGPNETASIFATYPSDILSLWRSFFDQVVGTAMLLLCILPLDDKRNSPAPDALLPPIVAAVVLGISVSMSSNCGGAINPARDLGPRLFTLTAGWGTEVFTCFNYWFWVPLVAPMLGGTVGSAMYLIFIQWHLPDSDPEPDMSPAGIPVSKYTEEQLAPMEEKPAKEKEDVF, from the exons ATGGAGCCTTGTGGATCATTGGAGATACACAACAAGGGAAAGATGTACAAGGTGAAGAGGGCGCTCGTGGTGAGGAACACTTTGGTTCGAGAATGCTTGGGTGAGATCCTGGGCACCTTCGTTCTCATG TTGTTTGGCTGCGCTGCCGCGGCTCAGGTAAAAACAAGCAGGGAGACGAAGGGCCAGTATCTCTCCGCCAACATGGGCTTCTCCGTGGGCGTCATGTCTGCCATGTACCTCTGCAGGGGAGTCTCAG GGGCTCACCTGAACCCcgcagtctccttcagcttttgTTTCCTGGGCCGGCTGACCTGGAGGAAGCTGCTGCCGTTCAGCCTCTCGCAGGTGCTGGGCGCTTATCTGGCTTCTGCTGTTGTTTTCATTGTTTACTACG ATGCCATAATGGTGTACAGCGGGGGAGTGCTCACCGTCACTGGACCCAATGAAACTGCATCCATCTTTGCAACCTACCCCTCAGACATTCTGTCTTTGTGGAGAAGTTTCTTTGACCAG GTGGTTGGCACGGCGATGCTGTTGCTATGCATACTGCCCCTGGACGACAAACGAAACAGCCCAGCTCCTGACGCTCTGCTGCCTCCCATTGTGGCCGCCGTGGTCCTGGGCATCTCAGTCTCCATGTCCTCCAACTGCGGGGGGGCCATTAACCCCGCCAGGGACCTGGGGCCCCGGCTCTTCACGCTGACGGCCGGCTGGGGCACCGAGGTTTTCAC GTGTTTTAATTACTGGTTCTGGGTCCCCTTGGTGGCTCCGATGCTGGGCGGCACCGTGGGATCCGCCATGTATCTGATCTTCATCCAGTGGCACCTCCCTGACTCCGACCCGGAGCCCGACATGAGCCCGGCTGGCATCCCGGTCTCCAAATACACGGAAGAACAGCTGGCACCCATGGAGGAGAAACCTGCAAAGGAGAAGGAGGACGTCTTCTGA